The region GACGCGGACCCGGTCGCCGTACTTCTCGCCGAACAGGGCCATCGCGCCGAGGGCGCGCGCGTCGTCGATCCCCATGACCTGGTCGTTCACGTCGAGGTCCTCGGCGGCGCGCGTGTTGACGCGCTCGGAGATCTCCGCGAGCGAGCCCGCCGGCGGCTGCGCCCCGGCGCGGAAGTCGAAGCGCAGGCGGTGCGGGGCGTTCTCGCTCCCGGCCTGGGTCGCGCCGTCGCCCAGCGTCTCGCGCAGCGCCTTGTGCACGAGGTGCGTGGCGGTGTGCGCCCGGGCGATCGCGCGCCGGCGCTGGGTGTCGATGGTGGCGACGCCGCCGCCGTCGAGCGCGATCTCGCCCTCCACGAGGCGGCCGCGGTGGACGCTGAGGCCCTTGATCGGGGCCTGGACGTCGTCCACCTCGACGACGCCGCCGCCGTCGAGCACGATCTGCCCCTGGTCGGCGAGCTGACCGCCGGCCTCGGCGTAGAACGGCGTGCGGTCGAGGATGACCTCGACGTCGGCGGGTGCGACCGCGTGCGGCACGCTCTGGCCGCCCGCGAGGAGCCCGACGACGCGCACCTGCGCCGTGGTGTCGGTGTAACCCAGGAACTGCACGGGCTGGGCGAGGTCGCCCGCGAGCGAGGTGTATACCGAGGTGTCGACGTGACCGGTCTTCTTCGCGAGCGCGTCGGCGCGGGCGCGCTGCTTCTGCTCGGCCATCAGCGAGCGGAACGCCTCGGTGTCGATGCGCACGCCCTGCTCGGCCGCCATCTCGACCGTGAGGTCGATCGGGAACCCGTAGGTGTCGTGCAGCTTGAACGCGTCCTCGCCACCCAGCACGGTGCCGCCCGCCCCGCGCACGCGCGTCACCGCGGCGTCGAGGATCGACGTCCCGGCCTCGAGCGTGCGCCGGAACGCGTCCTCCTCGCCGTAGACGATCGCCGCGATGCGCTCGAAGTCCGCCTCGAGCTCGGGGTAGGACTCCTTCATCGCGTCCTTCGACACGGGGAGCAGGTGCGGCAGCGACGGCTCGGTCACGCCGAGGAGGCGCATCGCGCGGACGGCGCGGCGCAGCAGGCGGCGCAGCACGTAGCCGCGGCCCTCGTTGGCGGGCCGGACGCCGTCGGCCACGAGCATGAGGGCGGAGCGGACGTGGTCGGCGACGACGCGCATCCGCACGTCGTCCTCACCGTCGTTCCCGCCGGCGCCGTACGTGCGGCCCGAGAGCTCCTCGGCCTTCGCGATGACGGGGTGGACCTCGTCGATCTCGTACATGTTCGCCTTCCCCTGCTTGAGGAAGGCGATGCGCTCGAGCCCCGCGCCGGTGTCGATCGCCTTGGCGTCGAGCTCCTTGAGCAGCGGGTAGTTCTTGCCGGTGCCCTCACCGCGCAGGAACTGGTCGAAGACGAGGTTCCAGATCTCGAGGTAGCGGTCGCCGCCGGGGTCGACCGTGCCGCCGACGGCGTCCGGACCGAACTCGGGGCCGCGGTCGTAGTGGAACTCGGCGCAGGGGCCGGCGGGGCCGGGCTGACCCGTGTCCCAGAAGTTCTCCTCGCGCGGCAGCCGTACGATCTGGTCGGGGTTGACGCCGACGCGCACCAGAGCGGCGGCCGCGACGTCGTCCTCCTCCCAGATGGTGACCCACATCCGGGACCCGTCGAAGGCGAGCTTTCCCTCGTCCTCTCGGCCGGTGAGGAACTCCCAGGCGAGCTCGACGGCGCCGTCCTTGAAGTAGTCGCCGAAGGAGAAGTTCCCCATCATCTGGAAGAACGTGCCGTGGCGCGTGGTGCGACCGACGTTGTCGATGTCGTTGGTGCGGATGCACTTCTGCACGCTGACGGCGCGCGGGTACGGAGCCGGCTCCGTCCCGACGATGTAGGGGATGAAGGGGACCATCCCGGCGATCGTGAAGAGGATCGAGGGGTCGGGCGAGATCAGCGAGGCGCTGGGGACCACGGTGTGGTCGTTCGCCTCGAAGTAGCTGAGGTAGCGGCGACGGATGTCGGCGGTGCGCATCGGGATCCTCGGTGACGGGCGCCTCGGGCCGTGGGGCCCGGGCTGCGGCGGGTCGGGGGTGCGGCGGGTGCTGCGGTGCCGGTGGGGCGGGTCGAGCTCAGAACTCGTCGTCGACGTCCCACGGGTCGGTGTCGGCCGCGGCGCGGCGGGCGCGGCGGCCGGCGCGCAGGGAGCGGGCGTCGGCGACGTCGTCGGGCGCGGCCAGCAGGTCGTCCGAGAGGCGCTGCTCCTGCTCGCGCATCGCCGTCGCGATCTCCGTGCCGACGGCGCGCAGCTCGTCGACGCCGCGATTCAGCGCGTCCACGAGCCCGGCGGGCGTGGCGGTGCGGGCGACGGCGTCGGCGGCCGAGCGGGCACGACCGAGGGCCACGAGCACGCCGACGGCGAGCGCCGCTCCCCCGACGGCCCAGACGACCTTCACGAGCTCTTCCCGCGGCGGCGGGCGACGACGGCACGCACCGCGTAGCTGAAGGAGGCCGCCTTGATCAGGGTCGGGCGACCGTCGCGGACACGAGCGTCGTCAGCGCCGAGACGTTGGTGCCGATCTCGGCGGCCGAGGTGGTCACGGTGTCGACCTTCGCCAGCTGGGCGTTGGCGCCGCGGACGGTCTGGGCGGCCTCGTCGATCACGGGCAGCGTGGCCTGCGTGAAGCGGGAGACCGACGTGCGGGTCTCCTCGAGGACCGAGCCGAGCTTGAGCAGGGGCACGGCGATCGCGATCACCAGCGCGACGAACGCGACGGCGGCCACGAGGCCGGCGATGTCACCGAGAGATACCGACACGTTCCACCTCAGGGGCTCGGGGATCGGGGTGCAGTCATGGTGCGGGCCGCGCCGTACCTGGTGCGAGGCGGCCAGGGCGAGACTACCCGCTGCAGACACGTGTGCCCCGGCCGCGACCGGGGCACACGTGACTGCTCTGGTGCCGCTGCGACGCAGCGGCGGTGGATCAGCGGGCGTAGAGCTCGACGATCAGCTGGACGTCGGCGGTCACGGGGACCTCGGCGCGCTTGGGCGCACGGGTCAGCGTGGCGCGCAGCTTCTCGAGGGAGACCTCGAGGTAGCCCGGCAGCTGGGGCAGCACGTCGCGGTGCGCGCCGGCGGCGGCGACCTGGAACGGCGTCATCGTCTGCGACTTGGGCTTGACCTGGATGGTCTGGCCCGGCTTCACGCGGAACGAGGGACGGTCGACGAGCTTGCCGTCCACGAGGATGTGACGGTGCACGACGGCCTGGCGGGCCTGCGCGATGGTGCGGGCGAAGCCCGAGCGCAGCACGAGCGCGTCGAGGCGCTGCTCGAGGAGCTCCACGAACGTGTCACCGGTCAGACCCGGGTGCTTGCGCGCCTCGTCGAACGTGTTGCGGAACTGGGCCTCACGGATGCCGTACTGCGCACGCAGACGCTGCTTCTCCTTGAGGCGGACGGCGTAGTCGCTCTCCTGGCGCTTGCGGGCACGACCGTGCTCGCCGGGCGGGTAGGGGCGCTTCTCGAAGGCGCGGGCGGCCTTCGGGGTCAGCGGGATGCCGAGGGCGCGCGAGAGGCGCACCTGGTTGCGGGCGCGGTTGGATGCCACGTTCACTACTTCCTGTCTCGTTGTCACACCGCCGAGCACGGACGCCGCGGCGGAGTGGGACCGACCGATACCGCGATCCGTCCGGCTCGGTTGGACGAGCGGGCGGTGCGGCGAGGTGGCTAGGGCCCCAGGGAGCCGTGCCGGTGACCCGGCAGGCAACCGCTCAACCATACCCGATCGCAGCGGACCTCACTCCCGCCTCAGGAGTCGAGGATCTCCCGGATGCGCGCCAGCCGCGGTCCGACCTGCGACTCGAAGCCCCGCCCGGTCGGCTCGTAGTAGCGCGCGTCCTCCAGGCCCTGCGGCGCGTAGGTCT is a window of Litorihabitans aurantiacus DNA encoding:
- a CDS encoding DUF948 domain-containing protein, which encodes MSVSLGDIAGLVAAVAFVALVIAIAVPLLKLGSVLEETRTSVSRFTQATLPVIDEAAQTVRGANAQLAKVDTVTTSAAEIGTNVSALTTLVSATVARP
- the rpsD gene encoding 30S ribosomal protein S4 — protein: MASNRARNQVRLSRALGIPLTPKAARAFEKRPYPPGEHGRARKRQESDYAVRLKEKQRLRAQYGIREAQFRNTFDEARKHPGLTGDTFVELLEQRLDALVLRSGFARTIAQARQAVVHRHILVDGKLVDRPSFRVKPGQTIQVKPKSQTMTPFQVAAAGAHRDVLPQLPGYLEVSLEKLRATLTRAPKRAEVPVTADVQLIVELYAR